The following are from one region of the Jatrophihabitans telluris genome:
- a CDS encoding glycosyltransferase family 39 protein — MGLLTTEPRARHRPVRSASASPVGRGLGSLVGAAFAVFLGWVLWRTVEKSHADGGPLAARRLVATFARHLSHGLPRGLGTALLVVLCCVGLCLPGWAVVRRLHVPLDGLVERVLVAQLLGLLCYLPMVLLGGTYLGLGPKRCALAYLITIGAGLVGLAPEVRRRLSHRGVQSAPVRPRTSTGGRLPRLLDKPSPHTMLVGLLAAVLAAELYLVLTAALVYEAGFDARWYHLGVPQHYVAHGSFYNSVRVDSIAITGSTFYQEILYTPALSVFGITGAKAVSFLMLPLLLGVGYVITRRLTASRIAGLVAAILLAGVPVVTWEATTTGNDLLCAVAASLSIYLMQRWYGRPSLGLLAAAMLLAGLATGTKVFGFVSVLAAALLIGAALVRDRRSGRGPGWRPVRSCTVGLIALAVACLPWWIRSAAMTGNPVFPALNGIFHSGYWSPTSNETLGIAPTPTVSQTLADLFRVPWDDLMSNPRAATVPHTVQWGFVVVLGLPLLLLTLAVRSRAAGSDLGSARGVLVLSVAFCYGIYGGLTRYMLVAIVWLIALVVLAVQDLWRHRRALTWVPATAAALVVVTIAGGGAPVVNTALPGMTDSDHTFGVVYYDWNYLYSHRTITELYLAQLPVVRFINAHLTASDKILADSILLSTYLYLRPHLFSGWAYDSPRARGEWDLCSHDALSQLHQAGVTYVSLTPGELTAVQTSPLYAHLSRVYVGPEADLYKVDPTVPSADGRPARDIPRCVVTR; from the coding sequence ATGGGCCTGCTGACGACTGAACCGCGAGCCCGTCACCGACCCGTCCGGTCGGCGTCGGCCTCGCCGGTCGGCCGGGGGCTCGGCAGCCTCGTCGGAGCGGCGTTCGCGGTCTTCCTCGGTTGGGTCCTGTGGCGCACGGTGGAGAAGTCTCACGCCGACGGTGGCCCGCTGGCGGCGCGGCGGTTGGTGGCCACGTTCGCTCGTCACCTGTCCCACGGCCTGCCGCGCGGGCTGGGCACCGCGCTGCTGGTGGTGCTGTGCTGTGTCGGGTTGTGCCTGCCCGGCTGGGCCGTGGTGCGACGACTGCACGTCCCGCTGGACGGGTTGGTGGAAAGGGTGCTCGTCGCGCAACTTCTCGGCCTGCTCTGCTACCTGCCGATGGTGCTGCTCGGCGGGACGTATCTGGGTCTGGGCCCGAAGCGATGCGCATTGGCGTACCTGATCACCATCGGCGCGGGCCTTGTCGGTCTCGCGCCGGAGGTCAGGCGGAGGCTGAGCCACCGGGGGGTGCAGAGCGCTCCAGTTCGGCCGCGCACGTCCACCGGCGGAAGGCTTCCCCGCCTGCTCGACAAGCCATCACCTCACACCATGCTGGTCGGTCTTCTGGCGGCCGTGCTGGCCGCGGAGCTGTACCTGGTCCTGACGGCGGCTCTGGTCTACGAAGCCGGATTCGACGCCCGGTGGTATCACCTCGGCGTTCCGCAGCACTACGTCGCGCACGGTTCGTTCTACAACAGCGTTCGGGTCGACTCGATCGCCATCACGGGCAGCACCTTCTATCAGGAAATCCTCTACACCCCCGCGCTGTCGGTCTTCGGCATCACGGGTGCGAAGGCGGTCTCCTTCCTGATGCTGCCGTTGTTGCTCGGGGTCGGCTACGTCATCACCCGTCGGCTCACCGCCTCGCGCATCGCGGGTCTCGTCGCGGCAATCCTGCTGGCCGGGGTTCCCGTCGTCACCTGGGAAGCGACCACGACCGGCAATGACCTGCTGTGCGCCGTAGCAGCGTCGTTGTCGATCTATCTGATGCAACGCTGGTACGGCCGTCCGAGCCTGGGGTTGCTGGCCGCTGCGATGCTCCTTGCCGGCCTGGCCACGGGCACCAAGGTCTTCGGCTTCGTCTCGGTCCTGGCCGCGGCCCTCCTGATCGGCGCTGCCCTGGTGCGAGACCGGCGGTCGGGACGCGGACCGGGCTGGCGCCCGGTTCGCAGCTGCACCGTAGGCCTGATCGCGCTAGCGGTGGCCTGCCTGCCGTGGTGGATCCGATCGGCCGCGATGACCGGTAATCCGGTTTTCCCCGCCCTCAACGGGATTTTCCACAGCGGGTACTGGTCGCCGACGAGCAATGAGACTCTGGGAATCGCACCGACGCCGACCGTTTCGCAGACGCTGGCCGACCTGTTCCGCGTGCCGTGGGACGACCTCATGTCCAATCCCCGGGCCGCAACCGTCCCGCACACCGTGCAGTGGGGTTTCGTCGTGGTCCTCGGCCTTCCCCTGCTGTTGCTCACGCTTGCCGTGCGGTCCCGGGCGGCCGGCAGCGACCTCGGCAGCGCTCGGGGCGTGCTCGTGCTCTCGGTGGCGTTCTGCTACGGGATCTACGGTGGCCTGACCCGCTACATGCTGGTGGCGATCGTGTGGCTGATCGCCCTGGTGGTGCTGGCCGTTCAGGATCTGTGGCGGCATCGCCGCGCCCTGACCTGGGTGCCCGCGACGGCGGCCGCCCTTGTCGTGGTCACGATCGCGGGCGGTGGCGCGCCGGTCGTGAACACCGCGCTACCCGGCATGACCGATTCTGATCACACCTTCGGTGTCGTCTACTACGACTGGAACTACCTGTACAGCCATCGCACGATCACCGAGCTGTACCTGGCCCAATTGCCGGTCGTCAGATTCATCAACGCGCACTTGACCGCCAGCGACAAGATCCTCGCGGATTCCATCCTGTTGTCGACCTACCTCTACCTGCGTCCCCATCTGTTCAGTGGCTGGGCCTACGACAGCCCGCGGGCTCGCGGGGAATGGGACCTATGCAGTCACGACGCGCTCAGCCAGTTGCATCAGGCCGGCGTGACGTACGTTTCCCTGACGCCGGGTGAGCTGACCGCCGTTCAGACCTCGCCGCTGTACGCACATCTGAGCCGCGTGTACGTCGGCCCCGAGGCCGATCTCTACAAGGTCGATCCAACGGTGCCAAGCGCCGATGGGCGGCCGGCGCGAGACATCCCGCGCTGCGTTGTGACCCGCTGA